In Saccharothrix violaceirubra, the following are encoded in one genomic region:
- a CDS encoding L-threonylcarbamoyladenylate synthase, producing the protein MSWVYDCSVPADRAAGLASAATGVRSGRLVVLPTDTVYGIGCDAFDAKAVRYLLEAKGRGPDMPVPVLVGSWTTIDGLVLSVPRDARALIEAFWPGGLSLVLQHAPSLTWDLGHTRGTVMLRMPLHPVALELLRDVGPMAVSSANKSGFPPATTAAQAQQQLGEEVGVYLDGGTSGENIPSTIVDLTGPEPLVLREGAVAVSQVREVLGREVEVAG; encoded by the coding sequence GTGAGCTGGGTATACGACTGTAGTGTTCCCGCCGATCGGGCGGCCGGGCTTGCGTCCGCGGCCACCGGCGTGCGGTCGGGCCGGTTGGTTGTGCTGCCTACGGACACCGTCTACGGCATCGGGTGCGACGCGTTCGACGCCAAGGCCGTCCGGTACCTCCTGGAGGCCAAGGGGCGCGGGCCGGACATGCCCGTTCCCGTCCTAGTCGGGTCCTGGACGACGATCGACGGGCTGGTCCTGTCGGTTCCCCGGGACGCCCGCGCGTTGATCGAGGCGTTCTGGCCCGGCGGGTTGTCCCTCGTCCTCCAGCACGCGCCCTCGTTGACCTGGGACCTCGGGCACACGCGGGGGACGGTCATGCTGCGCATGCCGTTGCACCCCGTCGCCCTGGAGCTGTTGCGCGACGTCGGTCCGATGGCCGTGTCCAGCGCCAACAAGTCCGGGTTCCCGCCCGCCACCACCGCCGCGCAGGCCCAGCAGCAGCTCGGCGAGGAGGTCGGCGTCTACCTCGACGGCGGCACGTCCGGGGAGAACATCCCCTCCACGATCGTCGACCTGACCGGGCCGGAACCGCTGGTCCTGCGGGAGGGTGCGGTGGCCGTCTCGCAGGTGCGCGAGGTGCTCGGTCGGGAAGTCGAGGTCGCCGGCTAG
- the prmC gene encoding peptide chain release factor N(5)-glutamine methyltransferase gives MTRHPLRAALQEAERMLAAAGVDSPRVDAELLAAHVLGVSRSRLPLIPLVDPAVVDALHKLVLARQTRVPLQHLTGAVHMGGIDLAVGPGVFIPRPETEYLLDRVLSTVDFSVAVDLCTGSGALALALAHNRPGAIVHAVERDATALSWARRNADARAAAGDTPIRLHSGDVTAPDVLADLEGTADLVVCNPPYVPDDTPVQPEVADHDPRQAVFGGPDGLDVIRHVVGLAARLLKPGGWVAIEHDDTHGESVPALLAARRVLTDVEGHLDLAGRPRFATARRV, from the coding sequence GTGACCCGACACCCGCTGCGTGCCGCGCTCCAGGAAGCCGAACGGATGCTGGCGGCGGCGGGTGTCGACAGTCCCCGCGTGGACGCCGAGTTGTTGGCGGCGCACGTGTTGGGCGTGTCGCGGTCGCGGCTCCCGTTGATCCCGTTGGTCGATCCGGCTGTCGTGGACGCGTTGCACAAGTTGGTGTTGGCGCGGCAGACCCGCGTGCCGTTGCAGCATCTCACCGGGGCGGTCCATATGGGAGGGATCGACCTCGCGGTGGGACCGGGGGTGTTCATCCCCCGTCCGGAGACGGAATACCTACTCGACCGAGTGTTGTCCACTGTGGACTTCTCGGTGGCGGTCGATCTGTGCACCGGGTCGGGGGCGTTGGCGTTGGCGTTGGCCCACAACCGGCCCGGCGCGATCGTGCACGCCGTCGAACGCGACGCAACCGCCTTGTCCTGGGCTCGCCGCAACGCCGATGCGCGTGCCGCGGCGGGTGACACCCCGATCCGCCTGCACTCCGGCGACGTGACCGCACCGGACGTGCTGGCGGATCTGGAGGGGACGGCGGACCTGGTGGTGTGCAACCCGCCCTACGTCCCCGACGACACCCCCGTGCAGCCCGAGGTCGCCGACCACGACCCTCGTCAGGCGGTGTTCGGGGGACCTGATGGGTTGGACGTGATCCGCCACGTCGTCGGGTTGGCGGCGCGGCTGCTCAAGCCGGGCGGCTGGGTGGCGATCGAACACGACGACACCCACGGCGAGTCGGTACCCGCGTTGCTGGCGGCCCGCCGGGTGCTGACCGACGTCGAGGGGCACCTCGACCTGGCCGGTCGACCTCGTTTCGCAACGGCCCGCCGGGTGTGA
- the rho gene encoding transcription termination factor Rho, which yields MSNTDLLSSEAPAAPTAAARSGAEETALSTPSNGTAAPRRRAGLSGMVLAELRELAGQLGITATAGLRKGDLIAAIKERQGGTSGRGGAATPSKSDKKAAEKPASVEAPAAPVVEKAPEKPVQQQLDVTDRPAAEEEGGRRGNRRRRSANRPTGSPEAAASTTAPEAPATAPAEQQRPERVERPERGEQREQRQERGERGDRGERGDRNRGRDRDRDRDRGRDRDRDRDRDRDRDRQNVAQDEDDEEGGRRGRRFRDRRRRGGRGEDTGRSTDTEVRDDDVLLPVAGILDVLENYAFVRTSGYLAGPNDVYVSLSLVRKYGLRRGDAIIGAVRQPREGEQQRQKFNPLVRVDKINGLDPEESRNRPDFTKLTPLYPNERLRLETEPHILTTRVIDLVMPIGKGQRALVVSPPKAGKTSVLQSIANAITTNNPECHLMVVLVDERPEEVTDMQRSVKGEVIASTFDRPPSDHTTISELAIERAKRLVEMGHDVVVLLDSITRLGRAYNLAAPASGRILSGGVDSTALYPPKRFLGAARNIEGGGSLTVIATALVETGSAGDSVIFEEFKGTGNAELKLDRKIADKRTFPAVDVDSSGTRKEDLLLSPDELAVMHKLRRVLHALDSQQAIDLLLDRLRKSRTNIEFLMQVAKTTPGSDND from the coding sequence GTGAGCAACACCGATCTGTTGAGCAGCGAAGCTCCAGCTGCTCCCACCGCCGCAGCCCGTTCCGGAGCCGAGGAGACCGCTCTGTCCACCCCTTCGAACGGAACCGCCGCGCCACGCAGGCGGGCCGGCCTCTCTGGAATGGTGCTGGCCGAACTCCGCGAACTCGCGGGCCAACTCGGCATCACGGCGACCGCGGGACTCCGCAAGGGCGATCTCATCGCGGCCATCAAGGAGCGCCAGGGCGGAACCTCCGGTCGTGGCGGTGCCGCGACGCCGTCCAAGTCGGACAAGAAGGCGGCCGAGAAGCCCGCCTCCGTCGAGGCGCCCGCCGCTCCCGTGGTCGAGAAGGCGCCGGAGAAGCCCGTCCAGCAGCAGCTCGACGTGACCGACCGGCCCGCCGCCGAGGAGGAAGGCGGTCGTCGGGGCAACCGGCGTCGCCGCTCCGCGAACCGTCCGACCGGCAGCCCGGAGGCCGCCGCGTCGACGACCGCACCCGAGGCGCCCGCCACCGCGCCGGCCGAGCAGCAGCGTCCCGAGCGCGTCGAGCGCCCGGAACGCGGTGAGCAGCGCGAACAGCGCCAGGAGCGGGGCGAGCGCGGTGACCGGGGCGAGCGCGGTGACCGCAACCGCGGTCGGGACCGTGACCGCGATCGGGACCGCGGGCGTGACCGCGACCGGGACCGGGATCGGGACCGGGATCGCGACCGGCAGAACGTGGCGCAGGACGAGGACGACGAGGAAGGCGGTCGGCGCGGCCGGCGCTTCCGCGATCGTCGGCGTCGTGGCGGCCGGGGCGAGGACACCGGTCGCAGCACCGACACCGAGGTCCGCGACGACGACGTGCTGCTGCCCGTGGCGGGCATCCTGGACGTGCTGGAGAACTACGCGTTCGTCCGCACGTCGGGCTACCTGGCCGGGCCCAACGACGTGTACGTGTCGTTGTCGCTGGTCCGCAAGTACGGCCTGCGTCGCGGTGACGCGATCATCGGTGCCGTGCGCCAGCCCCGCGAGGGCGAGCAGCAGCGGCAGAAGTTCAACCCGCTGGTCCGCGTCGACAAGATCAACGGCCTGGACCCGGAGGAGTCGCGCAACCGGCCCGACTTCACCAAGCTGACGCCGTTGTACCCGAACGAGCGGCTGCGGCTGGAGACCGAGCCGCACATCCTGACGACGCGCGTCATCGACCTGGTGATGCCGATCGGCAAGGGGCAGCGCGCGCTGGTCGTCTCCCCGCCCAAGGCGGGCAAGACCTCGGTGCTCCAGTCGATCGCGAACGCGATCACGACGAACAACCCCGAGTGCCACCTGATGGTCGTGCTCGTGGACGAGCGTCCCGAAGAGGTCACCGACATGCAGCGGTCGGTGAAGGGCGAGGTCATCGCCTCCACCTTCGACCGCCCGCCGTCGGACCACACGACGATCTCGGAGCTGGCCATCGAGCGGGCCAAGCGCCTGGTCGAGATGGGCCACGACGTGGTCGTGCTGCTGGACTCGATCACGCGTCTGGGTCGTGCGTACAACCTGGCCGCCCCGGCGTCCGGCCGCATCCTGTCCGGTGGTGTCGACTCGACGGCGCTGTACCCGCCGAAGCGGTTCCTCGGCGCGGCCCGCAACATCGAGGGCGGCGGCTCGCTGACCGTGATCGCCACCGCGCTGGTGGAGACGGGTTCCGCGGGCGACAGCGTGATCTTCGAGGAGTTCAAGGGCACCGGCAACGCGGAGCTGAAGCTCGACCGCAAGATCGCGGACAAGCGGACGTTCCCGGCGGTGGACGTGGACTCGTCGGGTACGCGCAAGGAGGACCTGCTCCTGTCGCCGGACGAGCTGGCGGTCATGCACAAGCTGCGTCGGGTGCTGCACGCGCTCGACAGCCAGCAGGCGATCGACCTCCTGCTGGACCGGCTGCGCAAGAGCCGGACCAACATCGAGTTCCTGATGCAGGTGGCCAAGACCACCCCGGGCTCCGACAACGACTGA
- a CDS encoding ATP F0F1 synthase subunit C, whose amino-acid sequence MSALVLAQDAAASINPGLAAIGYGLAAIGPGIGVGLIFSSVISGTARQPEARGVLLGLAWTTFAIVEVLALIGFVVYFIATAA is encoded by the coding sequence GTGAGCGCTCTCGTTCTGGCCCAGGACGCCGCCGCCAGCATCAACCCGGGTCTTGCGGCCATCGGCTACGGCCTCGCGGCGATCGGCCCGGGCATCGGCGTGGGTCTGATCTTCTCTTCGGTCATCAGCGGCACCGCCCGTCAGCCCGAGGCCCGCGGCGTGCTGCTCGGCCTGGCGTGGACCACCTTCGCCATCGTCGAGGTCCTCGCCCTGATCGGCTTCGTCGTGTACTTCATCGCGACCGCCGCCTGA
- the thrB gene encoding homoserine kinase — protein sequence MTGFRVSVPASTANLGSGFDALGMALGLRDELEFEARADGLVVEVSGEGATVPTDESHLVVRAFREACAQVDVKVSGLRLRCRNAIPHSRGLGSSAAAVVAGVAAAYAFAGRELDTDALQLAAEFEGHADNAAAGMFGGVVVAWTVGTRYRFARLDPHPDVRPVVLVPDVESSTKTTRGLLPATVPHADAAFAAGRSALAVHALTRDPALLVEALDDRLHEPYRQPAWPATSALVTALRAAGVAAAVSGAGPTVLALPEGGVLPAGVDTSGFATRPLPVDLAGVTVAPLG from the coding sequence GTGACCGGCTTCCGGGTGTCGGTGCCCGCGTCGACCGCCAACCTGGGGTCGGGGTTCGACGCGCTGGGCATGGCGCTGGGGCTGCGGGACGAGCTGGAGTTCGAGGCCCGCGCCGATGGCCTCGTCGTAGAGGTCTCCGGCGAGGGCGCGACCGTGCCGACCGACGAGTCGCACCTGGTCGTCCGGGCCTTCCGCGAGGCGTGCGCCCAGGTCGACGTGAAGGTGTCGGGCCTGCGGTTGCGCTGTCGCAACGCCATCCCGCACTCGCGCGGCCTGGGCTCCTCGGCGGCGGCCGTCGTCGCGGGCGTCGCGGCGGCGTACGCGTTCGCCGGTCGCGAGTTGGACACGGACGCGTTGCAACTCGCCGCCGAGTTCGAGGGCCACGCCGACAACGCGGCGGCCGGCATGTTCGGTGGCGTGGTCGTGGCGTGGACCGTGGGCACCCGGTACCGCTTCGCGCGGCTGGACCCGCACCCGGACGTGCGGCCGGTGGTGCTGGTGCCGGACGTGGAGTCGTCGACGAAGACGACCCGCGGCCTGCTGCCCGCGACCGTGCCGCACGCCGACGCCGCGTTCGCCGCCGGGCGGTCTGCGCTGGCCGTGCACGCCCTGACGCGCGACCCGGCGCTGCTGGTCGAGGCGTTGGACGACCGGCTGCACGAGCCGTACCGCCAACCGGCCTGGCCCGCCACGTCCGCGCTGGTCACGGCGTTGCGGGCGGCCGGTGTGGCGGCGGCGGTGTCCGGTGCGGGACCGACCGTGCTGGCGCTGCCCGAGGGCGGGGTGCTGCCCGCCGGCGTCGACACGTCGGGGTTCGCGACCCGGCCGTTGCCGGTGGACCTCGCTGGCGTGACGGTTGCGCCACTCGGCTGA
- the lpdA gene encoding dihydrolipoyl dehydrogenase — protein MSAHFDVVVLGAGPGGYVAAIRAAQLGLRTAVIEERYWGGVCLNVGCIPSKALLRNAELAHIFQHERKVYGIEVDGEVRFDYGVAFERSRKVADGRVKGVHFLMKKNGITEFHGRGTFVDANSIRVGDETVTFDSVIIAAGATTRLLPGTKLSDRVVTYEEQILERDLPGSIVIAGAGAIGVEFAYVLHNYGVKVTIVEFLDRVVPLEDEEVSAELLKRYRKLGIDVRTGTKVESIDDSGAKVRVTVSKNGVEEVLEADKVLQAIGFQPRTEGYGLENTGVALTARGAIEVDGRGRTNVPHIFAIGDVTAKLMLAHAAEAMGIIAAETIAGAETQEVEFVMIPRATYCQPQIASFGYTEKQAREQGFDVKVAKFPFTANAKAHGIGDPGGFVKLISDATHGELLGGHLIGPDVTELLPQLTLAQQWDLTVHEVARNVHAHPTLGEAVKEAVHGLAGHMINF, from the coding sequence ATGAGCGCACACTTTGACGTCGTGGTCCTCGGAGCGGGGCCCGGCGGGTACGTCGCCGCGATCCGCGCGGCCCAGTTGGGGCTGCGGACGGCGGTCATCGAGGAGCGTTACTGGGGCGGTGTGTGCCTGAACGTCGGCTGCATCCCGTCGAAGGCACTGCTGCGCAACGCCGAACTCGCGCACATCTTCCAGCACGAGCGCAAGGTCTACGGCATCGAGGTCGACGGCGAGGTGCGCTTCGACTACGGCGTCGCCTTCGAGCGCAGCCGCAAGGTCGCGGACGGGCGCGTCAAGGGCGTGCACTTCCTGATGAAGAAGAACGGCATCACCGAGTTCCACGGTCGGGGGACGTTCGTCGACGCGAACTCCATCCGGGTGGGCGACGAGACGGTCACGTTCGACTCGGTGATCATCGCGGCCGGCGCGACGACGCGGCTGTTGCCGGGGACGAAGCTGTCCGATCGGGTGGTGACGTACGAGGAGCAGATCCTGGAGCGCGACCTGCCCGGCAGCATCGTGATCGCGGGTGCGGGCGCGATCGGTGTCGAGTTCGCGTACGTGCTGCACAACTACGGCGTGAAGGTCACGATCGTCGAGTTCCTCGACCGCGTGGTGCCGTTGGAGGACGAGGAAGTCTCCGCGGAGCTGTTGAAGCGGTACAGGAAGCTCGGCATCGACGTGCGCACCGGCACGAAGGTGGAGTCGATCGACGACTCGGGCGCGAAGGTGCGCGTCACGGTGTCGAAGAACGGCGTCGAGGAGGTGCTGGAGGCGGACAAGGTCCTCCAGGCCATCGGCTTCCAGCCCCGGACCGAGGGCTACGGGCTGGAGAACACGGGCGTGGCGCTGACCGCTCGTGGGGCGATCGAGGTCGACGGTCGCGGGCGGACGAACGTGCCGCACATCTTCGCGATCGGCGACGTGACCGCGAAGCTCATGCTCGCGCACGCGGCCGAGGCGATGGGGATCATCGCGGCCGAGACCATCGCCGGCGCCGAGACGCAGGAGGTGGAGTTCGTGATGATCCCGCGCGCCACCTACTGCCAGCCGCAGATCGCGAGCTTCGGGTACACGGAGAAGCAGGCCCGCGAGCAGGGCTTCGACGTGAAGGTCGCGAAGTTCCCGTTCACGGCCAACGCGAAGGCGCACGGCATCGGCGACCCGGGCGGGTTCGTGAAGCTGATCAGCGACGCCACACACGGCGAGCTGCTCGGCGGTCACCTGATCGGGCCGGACGTGACGGAACTGCTGCCGCAGCTGACGTTGGCGCAGCAGTGGGACCTGACCGTGCACGAGGTGGCGCGCAACGTGCACGCCCATCCGACGCTGGGCGAGGCCGTGAAGGAGGCCGTGCACGGACTGGCCGGTCACATGATCAACTTCTGA
- a CDS encoding glycosyltransferase family 4 protein: MGPLPATSVLPVREYLLVALTAAVVTFLLVGLVRALAFRIGAVAYPRQRDVHVKPMPRMGGLAMYGGVIGGMLLAHQLPVLRSAFDFSDDPYAVMIGGGVIVLVGVLDDRFELDSLTKLAGQVTSAGILVLFGLQWLVFWVPWGDDGAGTGSVLALDQNQGALLSVLLAVTMVNAMNFVDGLDGLAAGIGLIAAIATCAFSIGLLADNGGEVGAYPPALIAATLAGACLGFLPHNFNPARIFMGDSGSMLIGLMLAAATTSASGKINYSSLDATDLLGLLSPLVVVAAVLFVPMLDLLMAVVRRTRRGESPFSADKMHLHHRLLEIGHSQRRAVLLIYLWAGVLAFGAVALTLFDDAVVLWCLAIGLLLALLVSAIPRLREPRRG, from the coding sequence GTGGGCCCGTTGCCTGCCACCTCCGTCCTCCCCGTGCGGGAGTACCTCCTCGTCGCGTTGACCGCCGCCGTGGTCACGTTCCTGCTCGTCGGCCTGGTCCGGGCGCTCGCGTTCCGGATCGGGGCCGTCGCCTACCCGCGCCAACGCGACGTGCACGTCAAGCCCATGCCCCGCATGGGCGGCCTCGCCATGTACGGCGGTGTCATCGGCGGCATGCTGCTCGCGCACCAGTTGCCCGTGCTGCGGTCCGCCTTCGACTTCTCCGACGACCCGTACGCCGTGATGATCGGCGGCGGGGTGATCGTCCTCGTCGGCGTCCTCGACGACCGGTTCGAACTCGACTCCCTGACGAAACTCGCCGGACAGGTCACCTCGGCCGGCATCCTCGTCCTCTTCGGGCTCCAGTGGCTCGTCTTCTGGGTGCCGTGGGGCGACGACGGCGCGGGCACGGGGTCCGTCCTCGCGCTCGACCAGAACCAGGGCGCCCTGCTGAGCGTGCTGCTCGCGGTCACCATGGTCAACGCCATGAACTTCGTCGACGGGCTCGACGGGCTCGCCGCCGGCATCGGGCTGATCGCCGCCATCGCCACGTGCGCGTTCTCCATCGGCCTGCTCGCCGACAACGGGGGCGAGGTCGGCGCGTACCCGCCGGCGCTGATCGCGGCGACGTTGGCCGGGGCGTGCCTGGGCTTCCTGCCGCACAACTTCAACCCGGCCCGGATCTTCATGGGCGACTCGGGGTCGATGCTTATCGGCCTGATGCTCGCCGCCGCCACCACGTCGGCCTCCGGCAAGATCAACTACAGCTCGCTCGACGCGACCGACCTGCTCGGTCTGCTCTCGCCGCTGGTGGTCGTGGCCGCGGTCCTCTTCGTGCCGATGCTCGACCTGCTGATGGCCGTCGTCCGGCGCACACGACGGGGCGAAAGTCCGTTCTCCGCCGACAAGATGCACCTGCACCACCGGCTCCTGGAGATCGGCCACTCGCAGCGCCGCGCCGTCCTGCTGATCTACCTGTGGGCGGGCGTGCTGGCGTTCGGCGCGGTCGCGTTGACGCTGTTCGACGACGCCGTCGTGCTGTGGTGCCTGGCGATCGGGCTGCTGCTCGCGCTGCTCGTCTCGGCCATCCCGAGGCTGCGCGAACCCCGCCGCGGGTGA
- the atpB gene encoding F0F1 ATP synthase subunit A, with protein MTTMVLADGAEFTAPGVKDFFLPKIIEPYVDKPMILLVLSIVIISVFFLVATRNLKIVPGKLQFAAEQVYDFGRNGIAREQIGAKDFKPFVPLIVAIFTFVLVNNLFGLIPIVQFPTMSHIGFPLAVSLFVVYPVYHFVGFKRHGFVGYLKHQTIPPGAPWFVLPLLIPIEFFQKFVLNPITLAIRVFAAMFAGHLLLLVFTLAGEFLLLNGGITVIVGPISIAFAIALTFLEALIMVLQAYIFALLSASYIGMALAEEH; from the coding sequence GTGACCACGATGGTGCTGGCCGACGGCGCGGAGTTCACTGCGCCCGGGGTGAAGGACTTCTTCCTCCCGAAGATCATCGAACCTTATGTCGACAAGCCCATGATCCTCCTGGTGCTGTCGATCGTGATCATCTCGGTGTTCTTCCTCGTCGCCACCCGGAACCTGAAGATCGTACCCGGCAAGCTCCAGTTCGCGGCCGAACAAGTCTACGACTTCGGCCGCAACGGCATCGCCCGCGAGCAGATCGGCGCCAAGGACTTCAAGCCGTTCGTGCCGCTCATCGTCGCCATCTTCACCTTCGTGTTGGTGAACAACCTGTTCGGGCTCATCCCGATCGTGCAGTTCCCCACGATGTCGCACATCGGGTTCCCCCTGGCGGTCTCGCTCTTCGTCGTCTACCCGGTCTACCACTTCGTCGGGTTCAAGCGCCACGGTTTCGTCGGCTACTTGAAGCACCAGACGATCCCGCCGGGCGCGCCGTGGTTCGTGCTGCCCCTGCTGATCCCGATCGAGTTCTTCCAGAAGTTCGTCCTCAACCCGATCACGCTGGCGATCCGAGTGTTCGCCGCGATGTTCGCGGGACACCTGCTCCTGCTGGTGTTCACCTTGGCGGGCGAGTTCCTGCTGCTCAACGGTGGCATCACGGTCATCGTCGGGCCGATCTCCATCGCCTTCGCCATCGCGCTGACGTTCCTCGAAGCGCTGATCATGGTGCTCCAGGCGTACATCTTCGCGCTGCTGTCGGCCAGCTACATCGGCATGGCACTCGCGGAAGAGCACTGA
- the prfA gene encoding peptide chain release factor 1, producing the protein MTLDDLRAEHAELEKRLADPSVHADQAGARKLGKRYAELTPIIRAADDLDRAREDLGTARELADEDDAFAQEARDLQERLPDLENRLTELLLPRDPHDGADVVLEIKSGEGGAESALFAGDLLRMYLRYAERRGWKAEVLDGTDSDLGGFKDVTVAIKARAVTPDGVWSRLKFEGGVHRVQRVPVTESQGRIHTSAAGVLVFPETEDVEIEIDENDLRVDVFRSSGKGGQSVNTTDSAVRITHLPTGIVVSCQNERSQLQNKARAMQVLQARLTALAEEKAQQEASDARRTQIRTVDRSERVRTYNFPESRISDHRVGYKAHNLDQVLDGDLDAVLDALASADRAERLAGG; encoded by the coding sequence GTGACCCTGGACGACCTGCGTGCCGAGCACGCCGAGCTGGAGAAGCGGCTCGCGGACCCCTCGGTGCACGCCGACCAGGCGGGAGCGCGCAAGCTGGGCAAGCGGTACGCGGAGCTGACCCCGATCATCCGCGCGGCCGACGACCTGGACCGGGCGCGTGAGGACCTGGGGACGGCGCGCGAGCTGGCCGACGAGGACGACGCGTTCGCCCAGGAGGCCCGCGACCTCCAGGAACGGCTCCCGGACCTGGAGAACCGGCTCACCGAGCTGCTGCTGCCGCGCGACCCGCACGACGGCGCCGACGTGGTGCTGGAGATCAAGTCCGGCGAGGGCGGCGCGGAGTCCGCGCTGTTCGCGGGCGACCTGCTGCGCATGTACCTGCGCTACGCCGAACGTCGCGGCTGGAAGGCCGAGGTGCTCGACGGCACCGACTCGGACCTCGGCGGCTTCAAGGACGTGACGGTCGCGATCAAGGCCCGCGCGGTCACACCCGACGGCGTGTGGTCGCGGCTGAAGTTCGAGGGCGGCGTGCACCGCGTGCAGCGCGTGCCCGTGACCGAGTCGCAGGGCCGCATCCACACCAGCGCGGCCGGTGTCCTGGTCTTCCCGGAGACCGAGGACGTCGAGATCGAGATCGACGAGAACGACCTGCGCGTGGACGTGTTCCGCTCGTCGGGCAAGGGCGGTCAGAGCGTCAACACGACCGACTCGGCCGTGCGCATCACGCACCTGCCGACCGGCATCGTGGTGTCGTGCCAGAACGAGCGCAGCCAGCTCCAGAACAAGGCCCGCGCGATGCAGGTCCTCCAGGCCCGGCTGACGGCGTTGGCCGAGGAGAAGGCCCAGCAGGAGGCGTCGGACGCACGGCGCACGCAGATCCGCACGGTCGACCGTTCCGAACGGGTGCGGACCTACAACTTCCCGGAATCACGCATCTCCGACCATCGCGTCGGGTACAAAGCCCATAACCTGGACCAAGTGCTCGACGGCGATCTCGACGCGGTGCTGGACGCACTCGCGTCGGCGGACCGGGCGGAACGCCTCGCCGGCGGGTGA
- the rpmE gene encoding 50S ribosomal protein L31 yields the protein MKTGIHPEYVTTEVTCGCGNSFTTRSTKTSGSIHVEVCSNCHPFYTGKQKILDTGGRVARFEARYGKRAK from the coding sequence GTGAAGACCGGCATCCACCCCGAATACGTGACGACCGAGGTCACCTGCGGTTGCGGCAACTCGTTCACCACCCGCAGCACGAAGACCTCCGGTTCCATCCACGTCGAGGTCTGCTCGAACTGCCACCCGTTCTACACCGGCAAGCAGAAGATCCTCGACACCGGTGGTCGGGTCGCGCGCTTCGAGGCCCGCTACGGCAAGCGCGCCAAGTAG
- a CDS encoding acyl-CoA thioesterase/bile acid-CoA:amino acid N-acyltransferase family protein — MPDITVKPSGAPLDTPLAILVEDLPPGESVTVRFTTGDRCAEAVFVADDRGVVDLRVHAPVRGSYSGVDAMGLFWSTTATGDEPGPERVVVAGVGEVELDRRRVPEGVKRTEVSENGLVGVLFEPDDGVEHPGVIVLGGSEGGLHELDAALLAGHGFAALALAYFGVDGVPEYLVDIPLEYVGTAIAYLKKRTTGVGLVGGSRGGELALLAGAAFPDVKAVVSVVGSGVVTQCIGPGDRLLDKIGLEAASWTWEGRPLPYLPYSVPDELRARIVDGRPVALRLAFDLADGIPADVEIPVERIEGGVLLLSAADDESWPCTDLSDVAYRRLKDSYHPHEFEHVVYPGAGHLIAGPPYRSTSDVLVPGPGVTFALGGMPALTAAAKADAWRRTVEFFTARLAT; from the coding sequence ATGCCCGACATCACCGTCAAGCCGAGCGGCGCACCCCTCGACACCCCGTTGGCCATCCTGGTGGAGGACCTGCCACCGGGTGAGTCCGTCACGGTGCGCTTCACGACCGGTGATCGCTGCGCCGAGGCGGTGTTCGTCGCCGACGACCGGGGCGTGGTGGACCTGCGGGTGCACGCGCCCGTGCGGGGCAGCTACTCGGGTGTCGACGCGATGGGCCTGTTCTGGTCGACGACGGCGACCGGCGACGAACCCGGCCCCGAACGGGTGGTCGTGGCGGGCGTCGGTGAGGTCGAGCTGGACCGGCGGCGCGTGCCCGAGGGCGTCAAGCGCACCGAGGTGTCCGAGAACGGCCTGGTGGGCGTGCTGTTCGAACCCGACGACGGTGTCGAGCACCCCGGCGTGATCGTGCTCGGCGGCAGCGAGGGCGGCCTGCACGAGCTGGACGCGGCACTGCTGGCCGGGCACGGGTTCGCCGCGCTGGCGTTGGCGTACTTCGGCGTCGACGGCGTCCCCGAGTACCTGGTCGACATCCCGCTCGAGTACGTGGGCACGGCCATCGCCTACCTCAAGAAGCGCACGACGGGCGTCGGACTGGTCGGCGGCTCGCGTGGCGGCGAGCTGGCGTTGCTGGCCGGTGCGGCGTTCCCGGACGTGAAAGCCGTGGTCAGCGTCGTGGGCAGCGGTGTCGTGACGCAGTGCATCGGGCCCGGCGACCGACTGCTGGACAAGATCGGGCTCGAAGCCGCGTCGTGGACGTGGGAGGGCCGGCCGCTGCCGTACCTGCCGTACTCGGTCCCGGACGAGTTGCGGGCACGGATCGTCGACGGTCGGCCGGTGGCGTTGCGGCTGGCGTTCGACCTGGCGGACGGCATCCCTGCCGACGTCGAGATCCCGGTCGAGCGGATCGAGGGCGGCGTGCTGCTGCTCTCGGCCGCGGACGACGAGAGCTGGCCGTGCACCGACCTGAGCGACGTGGCGTACCGGCGGTTGAAGGACTCCTACCACCCGCACGAGTTCGAGCACGTCGTGTACCCGGGGGCGGGGCACCTGATCGCCGGTCCGCCGTACCGGTCGACGAGCGACGTGCTGGTGCCCGGCCCCGGCGTGACGTTCGCGCTGGGCGGGATGCCGGCGTTGACGGCCGCCGCGAAGGCCGACGCGTGGCGCCGGACGGTCGAGTTCTTCACGGCGCGACTGGCCACCTAA